From Candidatus Pedobacter colombiensis, one genomic window encodes:
- a CDS encoding DinB family protein, which translates to MKYLLNITRKTRENFIRLIETSTVEELNEIPAGFNNNIIWNFGHIVSSQQGLCYRLANVTPVIDKQYILPYTKGTKPEKFIGAEEINTLKELMRSTIDQLEEDLNSNKFVDYNAFKTDYGVKVKSNAEAVQFFVVHDALHYGIASAIKKVINTKK; encoded by the coding sequence ATGAAATACCTTTTAAATATTACCAGAAAAACACGCGAGAACTTCATCAGGTTGATCGAAACATCAACTGTTGAGGAACTGAACGAAATTCCGGCAGGTTTTAACAATAACATCATCTGGAACTTCGGTCATATCGTTTCCAGTCAGCAGGGTTTGTGCTACCGACTGGCAAATGTTACGCCTGTAATTGACAAGCAATATATATTGCCTTACACAAAAGGAACCAAACCTGAAAAGTTCATTGGTGCTGAAGAAATAAATACCCTGAAGGAATTGATGCGTAGTACCATCGATCAATTGGAGGAAGACCTGAACAGTAACAAGTTTGTAGACTATAATGCTTTCAAGACCGATTATGGTGTAAAAGTAAAAAGCAATGCCGAAGCTGTTCAATTCTTTGTCGTACATGATGCCCTGCATTATGGAATTGCTTCAGCAATTAAAAAAGTGATCAATACCAAAAAATAA
- a CDS encoding 2-isopropylmalate synthase: protein MLHDPNRVYVFDTTLRDGEQVPGCQLTTPEKIEIAKELEALGVDIIEAGFPISSPGDFQSVVELSKAVSEPIICALTRANKGDIDSAVAALQFAKRPRIHTGIGSSDMHIKHKFNSTREEILERAVEAVKYAKKSVEDIEFYAEDAGRADVRFLAQMVEAVIAAGATVVNIPDTNGYCLPDQYGSKIKFLKENVKNIDQAIISVHCHNDLGLATANSIAGLQNGARQIEGTINGIGERAGNTSIEEVVMILKTHTALGLHTNINTRNFYELSRMVSSQMRMPVQPNKAIVGSNAFAHSSGIHQDGFLKNRENYEIIRPEDVGFPDASIVLTARSGRHALKFHLERLGFNLSKEELGDVYHKFLTVADNKLDINDQDLLLMMGKQQLA, encoded by the coding sequence ATGTTACACGATCCGAATAGAGTTTATGTGTTTGACACCACCTTACGTGATGGTGAGCAAGTGCCAGGTTGCCAATTGACAACCCCAGAGAAAATAGAGATTGCGAAGGAACTTGAGGCGCTAGGAGTTGACATTATCGAAGCAGGTTTTCCTATTTCTAGTCCAGGCGATTTCCAAAGTGTTGTAGAGCTTTCGAAAGCTGTATCTGAGCCTATCATCTGTGCACTTACCCGTGCAAATAAAGGTGACATTGATTCGGCAGTTGCTGCATTACAATTTGCCAAACGCCCGCGTATCCACACCGGTATCGGTTCGTCTGACATGCACATTAAACATAAATTTAACAGTACAAGAGAAGAGATACTTGAACGTGCAGTTGAAGCCGTTAAATATGCCAAGAAATCTGTAGAAGATATTGAGTTTTATGCAGAAGATGCCGGCCGTGCTGATGTTCGCTTCCTTGCCCAAATGGTAGAGGCAGTTATTGCAGCCGGAGCTACTGTGGTAAACATACCGGATACAAATGGTTATTGTTTACCTGATCAGTATGGAAGCAAGATCAAGTTTTTGAAAGAGAACGTAAAAAATATTGATCAGGCAATCATCTCTGTACACTGCCATAACGATTTAGGCTTAGCAACAGCGAACTCAATTGCAGGTTTGCAAAATGGTGCACGCCAAATCGAAGGTACCATTAATGGTATTGGCGAGCGTGCAGGAAATACGTCGATTGAAGAAGTTGTCATGATTTTAAAAACGCACACTGCTTTAGGTTTGCATACCAATATCAACACTAGAAACTTTTACGAATTAAGCCGTATGGTGAGCTCACAAATGCGTATGCCGGTACAGCCTAATAAAGCGATTGTAGGTAGCAATGCATTTGCACATAGCTCAGGTATCCATCAGGATGGTTTCTTAAAGAACCGTGAGAACTACGAGATCATTCGTCCTGAGGACGTTGGTTTTCCGGATGCAAGTATTGTGCTTACCGCCCGTAGCGGCAGACATGCTTTAAAATTCCACTTAGAGCGCTTAGGCTTTAACTTAAGCAAAGAGGAATTGGGCGATGTATACCACAAATTTCTTACTGTAGCAGATAATAAATTAGATATTAATGATCAAGATCTTTTGTTAATGATGGGCAAGCAACAATTAGCATAG
- the ilvC gene encoding ketol-acid reductoisomerase produces the protein MSNYFNTLPLREQLNQLGVCDFMDSAEFLDGVNVLKGKKLVIVGCGAQGLNQGLNLRDSGLDVSYALRAAAIEGKRDSWKNATDNNFTVGTYEELIPNADVVINLTPDKQHTAVVTAVMPLMKKGATLLYSHGFNIVEEGMQIRKDITVIMVAPKCPGSEVRAEYVRGFGVPTLIAVHPENDPEGKGLAQAKAYCVGTGGHRAGVLRSSFVAEVKSDLMGEQTILCGLLQTGSILSFDKMVEKGIDAGYASKLVQYGVEVITEALKHGGVTGMMDRLSNPAKIKAFEISEELKNIMRPLFQKHQDDIMSGEFSSTMMADWAAGDKNLLAWRAETGETAFEKTPAGDVKIAEQEYFDNYTLMVAFVRAGVELAFETMVQAGIKPESAYYESLHETPLIANTIARKKLFEMNRVISDTAEYGCYLFDQACKPLLADFMTKVDTDLVGKNFNEGKDAGIDNRALIAVNEALRSHQVETVGAELRKAMTAMKSIKTA, from the coding sequence ATGTCAAATTACTTTAACACATTACCTCTTAGAGAACAACTTAACCAATTGGGCGTTTGCGATTTCATGGACAGCGCTGAATTTCTAGATGGCGTAAATGTATTGAAAGGAAAAAAGCTGGTAATTGTAGGCTGTGGCGCACAAGGCTTAAACCAGGGTTTAAATTTAAGAGATAGTGGTTTAGATGTTTCTTATGCTTTACGCGCAGCGGCCATTGAAGGCAAAAGAGATTCATGGAAAAATGCTACAGACAACAACTTTACTGTAGGTACTTATGAAGAATTAATTCCAAATGCCGATGTAGTAATTAACCTTACTCCGGATAAACAACACACTGCGGTAGTAACTGCAGTAATGCCTTTGATGAAAAAAGGTGCTACTTTATTGTACTCTCATGGTTTCAACATTGTTGAAGAAGGTATGCAAATCCGTAAAGACATTACCGTAATCATGGTTGCGCCAAAATGTCCGGGAAGTGAGGTTAGAGCTGAATATGTAAGAGGATTTGGTGTACCTACTTTAATTGCTGTACACCCTGAGAATGATCCTGAAGGAAAAGGTTTGGCACAAGCAAAAGCTTATTGTGTTGGAACAGGTGGCCATAGAGCCGGTGTTTTAAGATCTTCTTTTGTTGCTGAAGTAAAATCTGATTTAATGGGCGAGCAAACCATTCTATGTGGTTTATTGCAAACAGGTTCGATCCTTTCTTTTGACAAAATGGTTGAAAAAGGTATCGATGCTGGTTATGCGTCTAAACTGGTTCAATATGGTGTTGAGGTAATTACTGAAGCCCTTAAACATGGCGGTGTAACCGGTATGATGGACAGGTTAAGTAACCCTGCTAAAATTAAAGCTTTTGAAATCTCGGAAGAATTGAAAAACATCATGCGCCCGTTGTTCCAAAAACATCAGGACGATATCATGAGCGGTGAGTTTAGCAGCACCATGATGGCTGACTGGGCTGCTGGTGATAAAAACCTATTGGCCTGGCGTGCAGAAACCGGTGAAACTGCATTCGAAAAAACGCCTGCAGGTGATGTAAAAATTGCGGAACAAGAATATTTTGATAACTATACTTTAATGGTAGCTTTTGTTAGAGCTGGAGTAGAATTGGCTTTCGAAACCATGGTACAGGCAGGCATCAAACCTGAGTCTGCATACTATGAGTCATTGCACGAAACTCCATTGATCGCAAATACCATCGCACGCAAGAAATTATTTGAAATGAACCGTGTAATTTCTGATACTGCTGAATATGGCTGTTATTTATTTGACCAGGCTTGTAAACCATTATTAGCTGATTTTATGACTAAGGTTGATACTGACCTGGTTGGTAAAAACTTTAATGAAGGTAAGGATGCTGGTATAGACAACAGAGCACTGATTGCAGTAAACGAAGCACTTCGTTCACATCAGGTTGAAACTGTTGGTGCTGAATTGAGAAAAGCAATGACTGCCATGAAATCTATAAAAACAGCATAA
- a CDS encoding ATP-binding cassette domain-containing protein, producing MSQPVVHIANLSLKYQHKPVLQDLNWTINRYENWLLCGTSGSGKTTLAKAIAGVTHSYGNIKIEFNPQSNLPATVYYVANWFQFKDLEGQSNFYYQQRYNKQSTETTATVNAELESFGKKNALQFNEVDRILAALGFSELRYSTLIQLSSGEHKKLQLVKALWLKPQLLILDLPYNGLDALSRKNLNSLLEEISEAGTQLILISNDTELPSCIDRFAVIEEGKLVEISADERSWNELETLDHPVPAFLTETIVNPSSAEIIKMIDVNISYGDKRVLKNINWEVKAGEKWVLQGHNGSGKSTLLSLICGDHPQAYANNFHLFGNKRGSGESIWEIKERIGLISPELHWYFDPSATVSQSILSGFYNSSGLFCDPGYTKKIQTDELIGYLGLNEYKNTLMNELPLGKQRLALLARTIVKNPELLILDEPCQGLDQQQTKHFNRLIDGLCKNGTTLIYVGHFESQLPACIEKRILLENGEVKSVENILERVENVEHVERIKNFEY from the coding sequence ATGTCACAACCCGTCGTCCATATCGCCAATCTCAGCTTAAAGTACCAGCACAAACCTGTGTTACAGGATTTGAATTGGACCATAAATAGATATGAGAATTGGTTATTATGTGGAACAAGCGGAAGTGGTAAAACTACATTGGCAAAGGCTATTGCCGGTGTAACCCATAGTTACGGTAACATTAAAATTGAGTTTAATCCTCAAAGCAATTTACCGGCAACTGTATATTATGTAGCAAACTGGTTTCAGTTTAAAGATTTAGAAGGCCAATCTAACTTCTATTATCAACAACGTTACAATAAGCAGTCAACAGAAACTACCGCGACTGTAAATGCTGAGTTGGAAAGCTTTGGCAAAAAAAATGCACTTCAGTTTAATGAAGTAGACAGAATCTTAGCTGCATTGGGGTTTTCGGAATTGAGATACTCCACCCTGATCCAATTATCCAGCGGAGAACATAAAAAATTACAGTTGGTTAAAGCCTTATGGTTAAAACCGCAACTGCTCATATTAGACCTTCCCTACAATGGGTTGGATGCACTTTCCCGCAAAAACTTAAATTCCTTGTTGGAAGAAATTTCTGAAGCCGGAACACAGTTGATTTTAATCAGCAACGATACCGAGTTGCCTTCGTGCATAGATCGTTTTGCAGTGATTGAGGAAGGTAAGCTTGTTGAAATTTCGGCAGATGAACGGAGCTGGAATGAGCTTGAAACATTAGACCATCCTGTTCCTGCTTTTTTGACTGAAACAATTGTTAATCCCTCTTCAGCAGAGATCATCAAAATGATTGATGTAAATATCAGTTATGGTGATAAACGAGTATTAAAAAATATCAACTGGGAAGTTAAAGCCGGTGAAAAATGGGTATTGCAAGGCCATAATGGTTCGGGCAAATCAACTTTGTTGAGTTTAATTTGTGGAGATCACCCGCAGGCCTATGCCAATAATTTCCATTTGTTTGGAAATAAAAGAGGTAGCGGAGAAAGCATCTGGGAGATTAAAGAACGTATCGGTTTAATATCTCCTGAATTACATTGGTACTTCGATCCTTCAGCAACAGTTTCACAAAGCATTCTCTCCGGATTTTACAATAGCTCAGGTTTGTTTTGTGATCCGGGATATACTAAAAAAATACAAACAGACGAACTGATCGGTTATTTGGGGCTCAATGAGTACAAAAACACATTGATGAACGAGCTTCCTCTGGGCAAACAACGACTGGCTTTGTTGGCCAGAACGATTGTAAAAAACCCGGAATTATTGATACTGGATGAACCTTGTCAAGGTTTGGACCAGCAACAAACAAAACATTTTAACAGACTAATAGATGGATTATGTAAAAATGGAACCACATTAATTTATGTCGGCCATTTTGAATCGCAATTGCCAGCCTGTATTGAAAAAAGAATTTTATTAGAAAACGGTGAAGTAAAATCCGTAGAAAACATATTAGAGCGCGTTGAAAACGTTGAACACGTTGAACGCATTAAAAATTTTGAGTACTAA
- the leuD gene encoding 3-isopropylmalate dehydratase small subunit, whose protein sequence is MAYDKFNILKSTAVPLPIENVDTDQLIPARFLKATERVGFGDNLFRDWRYNPDNTPKKDFVLNNPIYSGKILVGGKNFGSGSSREHAAWAVYDYGFRCVVSSFFADIFKNNCLNIGVLPVQVSPEFSEKIFAAIQADPNTELEINLPEQTITLLATGEKETFEISAYKKDNMLNGFDDIDYLQSIKPEIQEFALHLPL, encoded by the coding sequence ATGGCTTACGATAAATTTAATATACTAAAAAGCACTGCGGTTCCACTTCCTATCGAAAACGTGGATACCGACCAATTGATTCCTGCACGCTTTTTGAAAGCTACAGAGCGCGTTGGATTTGGTGACAATCTATTCCGCGATTGGAGATACAATCCGGACAATACACCAAAAAAAGATTTCGTATTAAACAACCCTATCTACAGTGGTAAAATACTGGTTGGTGGTAAAAACTTCGGCTCAGGTTCATCAAGGGAACATGCTGCATGGGCGGTTTATGACTACGGATTCAGATGTGTTGTATCTAGCTTCTTTGCTGATATTTTTAAAAACAACTGTTTAAACATTGGTGTATTACCGGTACAGGTAAGTCCAGAGTTTTCTGAAAAAATCTTTGCGGCAATTCAAGCTGATCCTAACACAGAATTGGAAATAAACTTACCTGAGCAAACCATTACACTTTTAGCCACAGGTGAAAAAGAAACTTTCGAAATCAGTGCTTACAAAAAAGACAATATGTTAAATGGCTTTGATGACATCGATTATCTGCAAAGTATAAAACCAGAAATTCAGGAATTCGCCTTACATCTTCCTCTTTAA
- the ilvA gene encoding threonine ammonia-lyase IlvA, which yields MTQINLKLDSEAASKRLANVVKHTPLIYNPKLSEEYGCEIYLKREDLQVVRSYKLRGAYNMISQLTPEELSRGIVCASAGNHAQGVAFSCDKLGTKGVIFMPEITPKQKVKQTEMFGNGNVELVLVGDTFDDCLKEALAYTQKHNMTFIPPFDNYSIIEGQGTVGVEILEDLPGVEVVIMPIGGGGLSAGVGNYLKGKNPNILLAGVEPEGAPSMLKAFEHGGPVTLPEINRFVDGASVKCVGKLTYEICTQALDDVLLVPEGKVCTTILKLYNEDAIVVEPAGALSVTVLDAYRDKIKGKKVVCVISGGNNDIERMQEIKEKSLLYEGLKHYFIVRFPQRPGALKLFVNNILGPHDDITRFEFIKKTNKENGPALVGIELANRADYDALVQRMKEFKFEIIELNNDQMLFEYLV from the coding sequence ATGACACAGATTAATCTAAAACTAGATTCCGAAGCCGCCTCGAAACGATTGGCAAATGTTGTAAAGCATACTCCCCTTATCTATAATCCCAAATTATCTGAAGAATATGGTTGCGAAATATACCTGAAACGTGAGGACCTGCAGGTTGTACGCTCTTACAAATTGCGTGGAGCTTATAATATGATCAGCCAACTAACACCTGAAGAATTAAGTCGGGGTATTGTTTGTGCAAGTGCCGGAAACCACGCACAAGGTGTTGCTTTTTCTTGTGATAAACTAGGCACAAAAGGTGTCATATTTATGCCGGAGATTACCCCAAAGCAAAAGGTGAAACAAACAGAAATGTTTGGTAATGGTAATGTTGAACTTGTGTTGGTTGGTGATACTTTTGACGATTGCCTGAAGGAAGCATTGGCTTATACCCAAAAACACAACATGACCTTTATCCCTCCTTTTGACAATTACAGCATTATTGAAGGGCAAGGCACTGTTGGGGTAGAGATATTGGAAGACTTGCCGGGCGTTGAAGTGGTGATTATGCCTATTGGTGGTGGTGGCCTTTCTGCCGGTGTAGGAAATTATTTAAAAGGCAAGAACCCAAACATACTATTGGCAGGCGTTGAGCCTGAAGGTGCTCCATCGATGTTAAAAGCATTTGAACATGGTGGCCCTGTAACTTTACCTGAAATAAATCGTTTTGTTGATGGTGCTTCTGTTAAATGCGTGGGTAAACTGACTTATGAAATTTGTACACAGGCACTTGACGATGTATTGTTGGTTCCTGAAGGAAAGGTTTGCACGACCATATTAAAATTATACAATGAAGATGCTATTGTTGTTGAACCGGCAGGTGCATTATCGGTAACTGTTCTTGATGCCTACAGAGATAAAATTAAGGGCAAAAAGGTAGTTTGTGTGATCAGTGGAGGTAACAACGATATCGAACGCATGCAGGAAATCAAGGAGAAATCCTTGTTGTATGAAGGACTAAAACATTATTTTATTGTTCGTTTTCCGCAAAGACCAGGTGCATTAAAATTATTTGTAAATAATATATTAGGACCTCATGATGACATTACACGGTTTGAATTCATTAAAAAAACGAATAAAGAAAACGGTCCTGCTTTAGTAGGTATTGAACTGGCCAATCGTGCTGATTATGATGCCTTAGTGCAAAGAATGAAGGAATTTAAGTTTGAAATTATTGAGTTAAATAACGATCAGATGTTGTTTGAGTATTTGGTGTAA
- the leuC gene encoding 3-isopropylmalate dehydratase large subunit: MSKTLFDKVWDTHVVRKIEGGPDVLFIDRHLIHEVTSPVAFLGLKSRGIKVLYPERTFATADHNTPTINQHLPVADPLSANQLKALESNSNEYGISHWGLGHQKNGIVHVVGPEYGITQPGATIVCGDSHTSTHGAFGAIAFGIGTSEVEMVLSTQCIMQPKPKKMRINVNGKLGAGVTPKDVALFIISQLTTSGATGYFVEYAGDVFENMTMEGRMTVCNLSIEMGARGGMIAPDETTINYVKGREFSPKGEAWDKALAYYKTLKTDADAVFDKELTFDGSSIEPMITYGTNPGMGIGISHEIPNADQVEGGAATYAKSLSYMGFSEGDSMIGKQVDFVFVGSCTNGRIEDFRAFTSLVKGRHKADNVTAWLVPGSHIVEAQIKEEGLLDILTEAGFTLRQPGCSACLAMNDDKVPAGKYAVSTSNRNFEGRQGPGSRTMLASPLVAAAAAVTGVVTDPRTLIENVESVNEVLV, encoded by the coding sequence ATGAGCAAGACATTATTTGATAAGGTGTGGGACACTCACGTTGTACGTAAAATAGAAGGTGGTCCTGATGTGCTTTTTATAGATCGCCATCTTATCCACGAAGTGACCAGCCCTGTTGCCTTTTTAGGTTTAAAAAGCAGAGGAATTAAAGTATTATACCCAGAGCGTACATTTGCTACGGCAGATCATAACACGCCAACAATTAACCAGCATTTGCCGGTTGCAGATCCACTTTCTGCCAACCAGTTAAAAGCATTGGAGTCAAACTCTAATGAGTATGGTATCAGTCACTGGGGATTAGGTCACCAAAAGAATGGTATTGTTCACGTTGTAGGTCCGGAATATGGTATCACCCAACCTGGTGCCACTATCGTTTGCGGTGATTCACATACTTCTACGCATGGTGCTTTTGGTGCTATCGCTTTTGGTATTGGTACTTCTGAGGTAGAAATGGTACTTTCTACGCAGTGTATCATGCAGCCAAAACCTAAAAAAATGCGTATCAATGTGAACGGCAAATTAGGTGCAGGTGTTACGCCTAAAGATGTTGCCCTATTCATTATCTCTCAGCTTACCACTTCTGGTGCGACCGGATATTTTGTGGAATATGCAGGTGATGTTTTCGAAAACATGACTATGGAAGGCCGTATGACGGTTTGTAATTTGAGTATTGAAATGGGTGCACGTGGCGGTATGATCGCTCCAGATGAGACAACCATCAATTATGTAAAAGGTCGTGAGTTTAGTCCTAAAGGTGAAGCATGGGATAAAGCATTGGCTTATTACAAAACCTTAAAAACTGATGCTGATGCTGTATTTGATAAAGAATTGACTTTTGATGGATCTAGCATTGAGCCAATGATCACTTATGGTACTAACCCTGGAATGGGTATCGGTATTTCTCATGAGATTCCTAATGCCGACCAGGTAGAAGGTGGTGCTGCAACTTATGCTAAATCATTAAGTTACATGGGCTTCTCGGAAGGTGATTCTATGATCGGCAAGCAAGTAGATTTCGTTTTTGTGGGTAGCTGTACAAATGGCCGTATTGAAGATTTCAGAGCATTTACATCCTTGGTAAAAGGTCGTCATAAAGCTGATAATGTAACGGCCTGGTTGGTTCCGGGATCACACATTGTTGAGGCACAAATTAAAGAAGAAGGTTTACTGGATATTTTAACTGAAGCTGGCTTTACTTTACGTCAACCAGGTTGTTCTGCTTGTTTAGCCATGAACGACGATAAAGTTCCTGCTGGTAAATATGCAGTAAGTACTTCGAACAGAAACTTTGAAGGAAGACAAGGTCCTGGTTCAAGAACTATGCTGGCTAGTCCGCTAGTTGCTGCCGCAGCTGCTGTTACTGGTGTGGTTACAGATCCTAGAACACTAATTGAGAATGTTGAGAGCGTTAATGAAGTACTTGTCTAA
- the leuB gene encoding 3-isopropylmalate dehydrogenase — protein sequence MKLNIALLAGDGIGPEVIDQAVKVSNAVAKKFNHEITWTEGITGAAAIDAVGEPYPDSTHEICMAADAVLFGAIGHPRFDNDPKATVRPEQGLLKMRQKLGLFANVRPTFTFPSLIDNSPLKRERIEGTDLIILRELTGGIYFGERGRKDDGNTAFDTCTYTRAEVQRLAKLGFEMAMARSKRLCCVDKANVLETSRLWRETVQDMEKDFPEVEVSYEFVDAVAMRLVQWPNSYDVLITENLFGDILTDEASVISGSMGLMPSASIGVHTSLFEPIHGSYPQAAGKDIANPLATVLSAAMMFEDAFGLKEEAELIRAVVNKSLAEGIVTEDLAGKNKAYKASEVGDWLAKNI from the coding sequence ATGAAACTTAATATTGCTCTTTTAGCAGGAGATGGAATTGGCCCAGAAGTTATTGATCAGGCTGTTAAAGTCTCAAATGCAGTAGCAAAAAAATTTAACCACGAAATTACCTGGACAGAGGGCATAACCGGTGCAGCTGCAATTGATGCGGTTGGCGAGCCTTACCCGGATTCGACACACGAAATATGTATGGCTGCTGATGCTGTTCTTTTCGGCGCTATCGGGCATCCTCGTTTTGACAATGATCCTAAAGCTACTGTTCGTCCTGAACAAGGTCTTTTGAAAATGCGTCAAAAACTAGGTTTATTTGCAAACGTTCGTCCAACCTTTACTTTCCCATCTTTAATTGACAATTCTCCATTAAAAAGAGAGCGTATTGAAGGTACTGACCTTATTATTCTTCGTGAGTTAACCGGTGGTATCTATTTCGGTGAAAGAGGTAGAAAAGACGATGGCAACACTGCTTTTGATACTTGTACTTACACCAGAGCAGAGGTTCAGCGTTTGGCTAAATTAGGCTTCGAAATGGCGATGGCACGCAGCAAAAGACTTTGCTGTGTAGATAAAGCAAACGTATTGGAAACTTCACGTTTGTGGAGAGAGACTGTACAGGACATGGAGAAAGATTTCCCTGAGGTTGAGGTAAGTTATGAGTTTGTTGATGCAGTTGCAATGCGTTTGGTACAATGGCCAAATTCTTATGATGTATTGATCACTGAAAACTTATTTGGTGATATTTTAACTGATGAGGCATCTGTGATTTCAGGTTCTATGGGTCTTATGCCATCTGCTTCTATTGGTGTTCATACTTCATTGTTTGAGCCAATTCATGGTTCTTATCCACAAGCAGCTGGTAAAGACATTGCTAATCCTTTAGCGACTGTATTGTCTGCCGCGATGATGTTTGAAGATGCTTTCGGATTAAAAGAAGAGGCTGAATTGATCAGAGCTGTTGTGAACAAATCTCTTGCTGAGGGTATTGTAACAGAAGATTTAGCGGGTAAAAACAAAGCTTACAAAGCTAGCGAAGTAGGCGATTGGTTAGCTAAAAACATATAA
- a CDS encoding alpha-isopropylmalate synthase regulatory domain-containing protein, with amino-acid sequence MERRKIEIMDTTLRDGEQTSGVSFSISEKLTITQLLLEELHVDRVEIASARVSDGEFQAVKSILNWAETNGYADRIEVLSFVDNGVSVDWMLNAGVKVQNLLTKGSLNHLTHQLKKTPEQHFAEIKHVVDLAGTHNIATNVYLEDWSNGMRNSPEYVFQMLDFLATQPVKRVLLPDTLGILTPGETFKFVADLQSKYPDIHFDFHAHNDYDLGTANVLEAIKAGISGLHLTVNGMGERAGNAAMASAIAVIKDFAPEVEVQLKESSIYKVSKLVETFSGVRIPSNKPIVGDHVFTQTAGIHADGDNKNNLYFNDLLPERFGRKRSYALGKTSGKANIEKNLQELGLKLNDADLKKVTQRVIELGDKKETVTKEDLPYIISDVLDSSLYEEKVIVESYVLMNSMGLRPSATISVLIDGEKFEENAQGDGQFNAFMNALTKVYAKKKRSLPKLVDYAVRIAPGSNSDALCETIITWETDHKIFITRGLDSDQTVCAIKATQKMLNII; translated from the coding sequence ATGGAAAGAAGGAAAATAGAGATAATGGACACGACACTGCGCGATGGAGAACAAACATCGGGCGTGTCATTTTCCATTTCAGAAAAATTAACTATAACCCAGTTATTATTGGAAGAACTCCATGTTGATAGAGTTGAGATTGCTTCTGCACGCGTATCAGATGGAGAATTCCAGGCTGTAAAATCCATTTTAAACTGGGCAGAAACCAATGGATATGCAGATCGTATAGAAGTATTGTCTTTTGTGGACAATGGTGTTTCTGTAGACTGGATGTTAAATGCAGGTGTTAAAGTTCAGAACCTATTAACCAAAGGTTCACTGAATCACTTGACTCATCAGCTTAAAAAAACACCAGAACAACATTTTGCAGAAATCAAACATGTTGTTGATCTGGCTGGTACACATAATATTGCTACCAATGTTTATTTAGAAGACTGGAGTAATGGAATGCGTAATTCTCCGGAATATGTTTTTCAGATGCTTGACTTTCTGGCAACACAACCTGTAAAACGGGTATTGCTACCGGATACGTTGGGTATTTTAACACCTGGTGAAACCTTTAAGTTTGTGGCGGATCTGCAATCAAAATATCCGGATATCCATTTTGATTTTCATGCCCATAATGATTATGACCTGGGTACTGCAAATGTATTGGAAGCGATAAAAGCCGGAATAAGTGGTTTGCACTTGACCGTAAATGGAATGGGCGAAAGAGCTGGAAATGCTGCAATGGCTAGTGCTATTGCTGTAATTAAAGATTTTGCACCTGAGGTTGAAGTACAGCTAAAAGAATCTTCTATTTATAAGGTAAGCAAGCTGGTAGAAACGTTTTCGGGTGTTAGAATCCCTTCAAACAAACCTATTGTTGGCGACCATGTGTTTACGCAAACTGCAGGCATCCATGCTGACGGAGACAATAAAAATAATTTATATTTTAATGATCTGCTACCTGAGCGTTTTGGTAGAAAACGCAGTTATGCTTTAGGCAAAACATCGGGTAAAGCTAACATCGAAAAAAACCTGCAGGAATTAGGTCTAAAATTAAACGATGCAGACCTGAAGAAAGTTACCCAACGGGTTATTGAATTGGGCGACAAGAAAGAAACGGTTACTAAGGAGGATTTGCCTTATATCATTTCGGATGTATTGGACAGTAGTCTTTATGAGGAAAAGGTTATCGTTGAATCCTATGTATTGATGAATTCGATGGGTTTACGTCCATCTGCAACAATTTCCGTTTTAATTGACGGAGAGAAGTTTGAAGAGAACGCACAAGGTGACGGGCAGTTTAATGCCTTTATGAACGCTCTTACCAAGGTTTATGCTAAGAAGAAAAGATCATTACCTAAACTGGTTGATTATGCTGTAAGAATCGCTCCCGGAAGTAATTCTGATGCCTTGTGCGAAACGATTATCACCTGGGAAACCGACCATAAAATATTTATTACCAGAGGACTGGACTCAGACCAAACCGTTTGTGCCATTAAAGCTACCCAGAAAATGTTGAACATTATTTAA